In Arvicola amphibius chromosome 13, mArvAmp1.2, whole genome shotgun sequence, a genomic segment contains:
- the Blk gene encoding tyrosine-protein kinase Blk: protein MGLLSSKRQVGGEKGKGWSPVKVHAQSKAPQPLPPLVVFNHLAPPSPNQHPDQEQHFVVALFDYAAVNDRDLQVLKGEKLQILRSTGDWWLARSLITGREGYVPSNFVAPVETLEVEKWFFRTISRKDAERQLLAPMNKAGAFLIRESESNRGAFSLSVKDVTTQGEVVKHYKIRSLDDGGYYISPRVTFPTLQALVEHYSKKGDGLCQKLTLPCVSPAPKNPWAQDEWEIPRQSLKLVRKLGSGQFGEVWMGYYKNNVKVAVKTLKEGTMSPEAFLGEANVMKSLQHERLVRLYAVVTREPIYIVTEYMARGCLLDFLKTDEGSRLSLPRLIDMSAQIAEGMAYIERMNSIHRDLRAANILVSETLCCKIADFGLARIIDSEYTAQEGAKFPIKWTAPEAIHFGVFTIKADVWSFGVLLMEIITYGRVPYPGMSNPEVIRSLEQGYRMPCPETCPPELYRDIITECWRGRPEERPTFEFLQSVLEDFYTATEGQYELQP, encoded by the exons GTTGTCTTCAACCACCTCGCTCCTCCATCTCCTAACCAGCACCCGGATCAAG AGCAGCATTTTGTGGTGGCCCTGTTTGACTATGCAGCCGTGAATGACAGGGACCTGCAGGTGCTGAAGGGAGAGAAACTCCAGATCCTGAGGAG CACTGGAGACTGGTGGCTGGCCAGATCACTCATCACCGGAAGAGAAGGCTATGTGCCCAGCAACTTTGTAGCCCCGGTGGAGACCCTGGAGGTAGAAAA ATGGTTCTTCAGGACCATCAGCCGGAAGGATGCTGAGAGGCAGCTGTTGGCTCCGATGAACAAGGCTGGCGCCTTCCTCAtcagagagagtgagagcaaTAGAG GTGCCTTTTCCCTGTCTGTGAAGGATGTCACCACGCAGGGGGAGGTGGTCAAGCACTATAAGATCCGCTCCCTGGACGACGGTGGCTATTACATCTCTCCTCGGGTCACCTTCCCCACCCTCCAGGCCCTGGTGGAGCACTATTCCA AGAAAGGGGATGGTTTGTGCCAGAAGTtgaccctgccctgtgtgagccCAGCCCCGAAGAACCCCTGGGCACAGGATGAATGGGAAATCCCCAGGCAGTCTCTCAAGCTGGTCCGGAAACTTGGGTCTGGGCAGTTTGGAGAAGTCTGGATGG GTTATTACAAAAACAATGTGAAGGTGGCTGTCAAGACTCTGAAGGAGGGGACGATGTCTCCAGAAGCTTTCCTGGGTGAGGCCAACGTGATGAAAAGCCTGCAGCATGAGAGGCTGGTCCGTCTCTACGCCGTGGTCACCAGAGAGCCCATCTACATTGTCACTGAGTACATGGCCAGAG GATGCTTGCTGGATTTTCTGAAGACGGATGAAGGTAGCCGATTGTCCCTTCCCAGGCTGATTGACATGTCAGCCCAG ATTGCAGAAGGGATGGCTTACATAGAGCGCATGAACTCCATCCACCGCGACCTGCGGGCAGCCAACATCCTGGTATCTGAGACCTTGTGTTGCAAAATCGCTGACTTCGGCTTGGCCAGGATCATCGACAGTGAATACACTGCCCAAGAGG GGGCCAAGTTCCCCATCAAGTGGACTGCTCCAGAGGCCATCCACTTTGGGGTGTTCACCATCAAGGCTGATGTATGGTCCTTCGGAGTCCTGCTGATGGAGATCATCACGTATGGGCGTGTTCCCTACCCAG GGATGAGTAACCCTGAGGTCATCCGCAGCCTGGAGCAAGGCTATCGCATGCCGTGCCCGGAGACGTGTCCGCCAGAGTTGTACCGTGACATCATCACCGAGTGCTGGCGAGGCCGGCCTGAGGAGCGACCCACCTTTGAGTTTCTGCAGTCGGTGCTGGAGGACTTCTACACAGCCACGGAGGGCCAGTATGAGCTGCAGCCCTAA